A DNA window from Porites lutea chromosome 6, jaPorLute2.1, whole genome shotgun sequence contains the following coding sequences:
- the LOC140941100 gene encoding dynein axonemal light chain 4-like — MAENPEGGVAQETGGYDYKRLHSYPLIRYSDMNDEMRTEAMELCVTACEKFSANNEAAAKMIKESMDKKFGSSWHAVVGEGYGFELTHEVKNLLYMFFGGTVAVCIWKCS; from the exons ATGGCAGAGAATCCAGAAGGCGGTGTAGCCCAGGAAACTGGAGGATATGATTACAAGCGGCTTCACAGTTATCCGCTGATTCGC tattcgGACATGAATGACGAAATGCGAACTGAAGCAATGGAGCTCTGTGTTACAGCTTGTGAAAAGTTTTCTGCGAATAACGAG GCTGCtgcaaaaatgataaaagaaagCATGGACAAAAAGTTTGGTTCATCCTGGCATGCAGTAGTGGGAGAAGGTTATGGCTTTGAGCTCACACATGAAGTCAAAAATCTTCTTTACATGTTTTTTGGAGGGACTGTGGCAGTTTGTATTTGGAAGTGctcatga
- the LOC140941033 gene encoding anaphase-promoting complex subunit 10-like: MAVRAEDLSNAEQQIDGISGEKYREIGDQAVWSLSSCKPGFGVEQLRDGNLETYWQSDGPQPHLVSIQFRRKTAIQNLCLYADYKADESYTPSKISIRAGNHFHDLHQIELIELEEPSGWLTVSLSDGDKPLRTYMLQIAVLANHQNGRDTHMRQIKIHAPLADSGAYKMPTFTSVECAMYSTIK, from the coding sequence atggcggttCGAGCGGAAGATCTTTCAAATGCCGAGCAACAAATTGATGGAATAAGCGGCGAAAAATACAGAGAAATCGGCGATCAAGCAGTGTGGTCCTTATCCTCATGCAAACCTGGATTTGGCGTAGAACAACTGCGTGATGGAAACTTAGAAACGTACTGGCAATCGGACGGCCCTCAACCGCACTTGGTCAGTATTCAATTCCGTCGAAAGACAGCCATTCAGAACCTTTGTTTGTACGCCGATTACAAAGCTGATGAAAGTTATACACCTAGTAAAATATCCATTCGAGCTGGAAACCATTTTCATGATTTGCATCAGATAGAACTGATAGAGCTTGAGGAGCCGAGTGGATGGTTAACCGTTTCGTTGTCTGATGGAGATAAGCCCTTGAGAACTTACATGCTGCAGATCGCTGTTTTGGCAAATCATCAGAATGGCAGGGACACTCACATGCGGCAGATCAAGATTCACGCACCCTTAGCTGATTCTGGAGCATACAAGATGCCAACATTCACTTCTGTGGAGTGCGCTATGTACAGTACAATTAAGTAA
- the LOC140941032 gene encoding endonuclease V-like produces MASNDSEESEQRVVNEMVETWKREQIELKKKLVTEDCIDWGVSSDEPFSELNLIGGVDISFPKGDADHACASLIVLSFPDLKVVYEDLTMVHLSSPYVPEYLAFREVEFLVNCVSRLLKCKPELVPQVILVDGNGMLHPRGFGIACHLGVLTGIPTVGVAKTLFHVDGIQRDSQHADQIKNLLKTSGDSFPLQGSSGTIWGKALRSTHRSCNPIYVSVGHKIGLETAVRLTHACCQYRIPEPIRQADIRSREYLRQHYMEELKSCSCKKDTTINSEISTVEKDQQGNGESHLEELQQSF; encoded by the exons ATGGCTTCCAATGATTCGGAAGAATCGGAACAACGGGTTGTAAATGAGATGGTGGAAACATGGAAAAG GGAACAAATTGAACTAAAGAAGAAACTTGTAACAGAAGACTGCATTGACTGGGGAGTTTCAAGTGATGAGCCTTTCAGTGAATTGAACCTGATTGGTGGAGTGGATATTTCTTTTCCCAAGGGAGATGCTGATCATGCTTGTGCATCCTTAATTGTGCTTAGTTTTCCTGACTTAAAG GTTGTATATGAGGATCTAACCATGGTGCACCTTTCATCACCTTATGTTCCAGAATATCTGGCTTTCAGAGAAGTTGAATTCCTTGTTAATTGTGTCTCCAGACTGCTAAAGTGTAAACCAGAATTGGTTCCTCAGGTCATTTTAGTCGATGGAAATGGAATGTTACATCCAAGAG GTTTTGGAATTGCTTGTCACCTGGGGGTACTGACAGGCATCCCTACAGTAGGTGTGGCTAAGACTCTTTTCCATGTTGATGGGATTCAGCGAGACTCCCAACATGCTGACCAG ATCAAAAACCTTCTCAAAACTAGCGGAGATAGCTTTCCTCTTCAAGGCTCTTCTGGTACAATATGGGGCAAG GCTCTAAGGAGTACTCACAGATCATGTAACCCTATCTATGTGTCGGTTGGGCATAAGATAGGGCTGGAAACAGCTGTTAGACTGACACATGCCTGCTGTCAATACAGAATTCCAGAACCAATCAGACAA GCAGATATTAGGTCACGAGAGTACCTCAGACAGCATTACATGGAAGAATTAAAAAGCTGTTCATGTAAAAAAGACACTACTATTAACAGTGAAATCTCAACAGTGGAAAAAGATCAGCAGGGAAATGGTGAGAGTCATCTAGAAGAGCTGCAGCAATCATTTTGA